One genomic region from Spiroplasma endosymbiont of Polydrusus cervinus encodes:
- a CDS encoding DDE-type integrase/transposase/recombinase: protein MKENNIQAEYVKRMRRKILIKQNRNKNIIKYPDLVNRNFNDIKERFSILFTDVTYLIWNGKKHYQSTIIDGYTKEIIDVKWSKFNNNKLVLDNLNDAINKIKKIKKDLNKIIIHSDHGYQYTSKDYNSTCLDNKIIISMGKNYHCADNIIIESFHSLLKKGTIHNKNYKSHNEYINDVYTVKLNHKKLIKL, encoded by the coding sequence ATGAAAGAAAATAATATTCAAGCTGAATATGTAAAGCGTATGCGTAGAAAAATATTAATAAAACAAAATAGAAATAAAAATATAATTAAATATCCTGATTTAGTAAATCGTAATTTTAATGATATTAAAGAAAGATTTTCAATTTTATTTACTGATGTAACTTATTTAATTTGAAATGGTAAAAAACATTATCAATCAACAATAATTGATGGATATACTAAAGAAATTATTGATGTAAAATGATCAAAATTTAATAATAACAAACTTGTACTTGATAATTTAAATGATGCAATTAATAAAATTAAAAAAATAAAAAAAGATTTAAATAAAATAATAATTCATTCAGATCACGGATATCAATATACATCTAAAGATTACAATAGTACGTGTTTAGATAACAAAATTATAATTTCAATGGGTAAAAATTATCATTGTGCAGACAACATTATTATTGAAAGTTTTCATTCATTACTTAAAAAAGGAACAATCCATAATAAAAATTATAAATCTCATAATGAATATATTAATGATGTGTATACTGTAAAACTAAATCATAAAAAGTTAATAAAATTATAG
- the trpS gene encoding tryptophan--tRNA ligase → MEQKKPTIVSGITATGQLTLGNYIGAIKNFIELQEDNNLIIFVANLHAITIPISKEELRNNIKNMIALYYACGLDPKKAIIFVQSDILEVTLLAHILLCNTTVGELSRMTQFKDKSIKMKAENGTEFIPTGLLTYPTLMAADILLYDADLVPVGKDQKQHIELTRNIAGRMNNRYQQDLFKIPADFIPPIGGKIMDLQNPTKKMSKSSKDIKSFISLLDPSDVIRKKIRSAVTDSEGKITYNLEKKPGVSNLLTIYAVLKKVSIETAVKEFAQQDYGQLKEQVATAIIDTLEPIQIKYQKLMQYQIIDELIEAGAIKARAITNKKITKVKNTIGLNYKKK, encoded by the coding sequence ATGGAACAAAAAAAACCAACAATTGTTTCAGGCATTACTGCTACTGGACAATTAACATTAGGGAATTATATTGGTGCAATAAAAAATTTTATTGAATTACAAGAAGATAATAATTTAATTATTTTTGTGGCAAATTTACATGCTATTACAATTCCAATTAGTAAAGAAGAATTACGAAATAATATTAAAAATATGATTGCATTATATTATGCCTGTGGTCTGGACCCTAAAAAAGCAATTATTTTTGTACAATCAGATATTTTAGAAGTTACTTTATTAGCCCATATTTTATTATGTAATACAACTGTTGGGGAGTTATCCCGAATGACCCAATTTAAAGACAAGTCAATTAAAATGAAAGCAGAAAATGGCACGGAATTTATTCCAACCGGTTTATTAACTTATCCAACCTTAATGGCCGCCGATATTTTATTATACGATGCTGACTTAGTTCCGGTTGGAAAAGACCAAAAACAACATATTGAATTAACCCGAAATATTGCCGGACGAATGAATAATCGTTACCAACAAGATCTTTTTAAAATTCCAGCTGATTTTATTCCACCAATTGGTGGTAAAATTATGGATTTACAAAATCCAACCAAAAAAATGAGTAAATCTTCCAAAGATATTAAATCATTTATTAGTTTATTAGATCCCTCCGATGTAATTCGAAAAAAAATTCGTAGTGCAGTAACTGATTCAGAAGGCAAAATTACTTATAACCTGGAGAAAAAACCAGGGGTAAGTAACCTGCTAACAATCTATGCTGTTTTAAAAAAAGTTTCAATTGAAACCGCTGTTAAGGAATTTGCTCAACAAGATTATGGTCAATTAAAAGAGCAAGTCGCCACAGCAATTATTGACACTTTAGAACCAATTCAAATAAAATACCAAAAATTAATGCAATATCAAATAATTGATGAATTAATTGAGGCAGGGGCAATAAAAGCACGAGCAATTACGAATAAAAAAATAACAAAAGTTAAAAATACCATTGGTTTAAATTATAAGAAAAAGTAA
- the metK gene encoding methionine adenosyltransferase, translating into MEKERILFTSESVSEGHPDKICDQISDAVLDACLKEDPLARVACECFITTNRVIIGGEITTKAKVDYAAVARKVLKEIGYNNAEWGIDWETCEIEVLIKTQSPDISIGVDKAGAGDQGIMFGYATNESDNYIPLAISIAHALVKRATMLRKKGVFIGARPDMKSQVTLDLTNMKHLYIDTILMSIQHDEDIDETKFKQFVITEIMESVAHEFKLNLDFKVLINSTGRFVIGGPKGDAGLTGRKIIVDTYGGYARHGGGAFSGKDGTKVDRSAAYMARYVAKNIVAAGLTERCEIQLSYAIGVAEPISIFVETFGTNFVPNDVILKAIKENFDFRPQAMIETLELQKPIYQQTAIYGHFGRYHTELPWEKLDKIQSLIKYLPVV; encoded by the coding sequence ATGGAAAAAGAACGCATTTTATTTACATCAGAGTCAGTATCGGAAGGTCATCCGGATAAGATTTGTGATCAAATTTCAGATGCTGTTTTAGACGCATGTTTAAAAGAAGACCCATTAGCTCGTGTTGCTTGTGAATGCTTTATTACAACGAACCGTGTTATTATTGGTGGTGAAATTACCACAAAAGCCAAGGTGGATTATGCTGCGGTAGCTCGCAAAGTTTTAAAAGAAATAGGCTATAATAATGCCGAATGAGGCATTGATTGAGAAACTTGTGAAATTGAAGTTTTAATTAAAACCCAATCACCTGATATTTCAATAGGGGTTGATAAAGCGGGAGCAGGGGACCAAGGAATTATGTTTGGTTATGCAACAAACGAATCAGATAATTATATACCATTGGCAATTTCAATTGCCCATGCTTTAGTAAAGCGCGCAACGATGTTACGGAAAAAAGGAGTCTTTATTGGGGCCCGACCAGATATGAAATCACAAGTAACATTAGATTTAACTAATATGAAACATCTTTATATTGATACAATTTTAATGTCAATTCAACATGATGAAGATATTGATGAAACAAAATTTAAACAATTTGTCATTACCGAAATTATGGAATCAGTTGCCCATGAGTTTAAATTAAATTTAGATTTTAAAGTTTTAATTAATTCAACTGGTCGTTTTGTTATTGGCGGACCAAAAGGTGATGCTGGCTTAACGGGACGAAAAATTATTGTTGATACTTATGGTGGTTATGCTCGACATGGTGGTGGAGCGTTCTCAGGAAAAGATGGGACAAAAGTTGATCGCTCAGCGGCATATATGGCACGATATGTTGCAAAAAATATTGTCGCAGCAGGCTTAACAGAACGATGCGAGATTCAATTATCTTATGCAATTGGCGTTGCGGAACCAATTTCCATTTTTGTTGAAACATTTGGCACTAATTTTGTTCCGAATGATGTTATTTTAAAAGCAATCAAAGAAAATTTTGATTTTCGGCCACAAGCAATGATTGAAACACTAGAATTACAAAAGCCAATTTATCAACAAACAGCAATTTATGGTCATTTTGGGCGTTATCATACAGAGTTACCATGGGAGAAATTGGATAAAATTCAAAGTTTAATAAAATATTTACCAGTTGTTTAA
- a CDS encoding Cof-type HAD-IIB family hydrolase, translated as MEYKLIALDLDGTTARRNRISKQNITAIKWAMAKGVKVIIATGRSTGAIRKVAKKIGVIEKKMPIIAFNGSVIYDFAKEKILQQTIFLNVELINVFNMANECKVQLWAYSVDNEHLAYVNTKHSLMVKWMSFHTKRKIKLIHNPGTLQDRAYKFVVSGKKENVLKFKTKILVKYEFNIFDWSYLPNQSLNLEISPKGSDKKDALEYLVQIYNIQPSEVIALGDGSNDYEMLKWAGVGIAMKNAKDHLKNISDDTTAYYRHSGVAKAINKYFKK; from the coding sequence ATGGAATATAAGTTAATCGCTCTTGATTTAGATGGCACAACAGCAAGGAGAAATCGAATTTCAAAACAAAATATAACGGCAATTAAGTGAGCAATGGCCAAGGGGGTTAAAGTAATTATTGCGACTGGTCGTAGTACTGGTGCAATTCGCAAAGTTGCCAAAAAAATAGGTGTTATTGAAAAAAAGATGCCCATAATCGCTTTCAATGGAAGCGTAATTTATGATTTTGCAAAAGAGAAAATTCTGCAACAAACTATTTTTTTAAATGTCGAATTAATTAATGTTTTTAATATGGCTAATGAATGTAAAGTGCAATTATGAGCTTATTCGGTGGATAATGAACATTTAGCTTATGTTAATACAAAACATAGTTTAATGGTTAAATGAATGAGTTTTCACACGAAACGAAAAATAAAATTAATTCATAATCCAGGTACTTTGCAAGATCGGGCTTATAAATTTGTTGTTAGTGGTAAAAAAGAAAATGTTTTAAAGTTTAAAACAAAAATTTTAGTAAAATATGAATTTAATATTTTTGATTGGTCGTACTTACCAAATCAAAGTTTAAACTTAGAAATTAGTCCAAAAGGAAGTGACAAAAAAGATGCTTTAGAGTATCTGGTTCAAATTTATAATATTCAACCATCAGAAGTTATTGCCCTGGGAGATGGCTCAAATGATTATGAAATGTTAAAATGAGCTGGTGTTGGTATTGCAATGAAAAATGCAAAAGACCATCTTAAAAACATTTCAGATGATACAACCGCCTATTATCGTCATTCGGGAGTAGCAAAAGCAATTAATAAATATTTTAAAAAATAA
- a CDS encoding XRE family transcriptional regulator yields the protein MLLGEKIKLLRQKNNLTIEELANRCELTKGFISQLERDISSPSIETLESILEVLGTNLADFFKQEKNKKFVYAAEEHYEVKQDNYRIEWLVPNAQVNKLEPILIQIKSHGESKRILPFEGQIFGYVLKGPVVVYSGQKGQEAHTRDSFYLYGNNQHYLKNETSEIVEILWISTPPIF from the coding sequence ATGTTACTAGGAGAAAAAATCAAATTATTACGTCAGAAAAACAATTTAACAATTGAAGAATTAGCAAACCGTTGTGAATTAACGAAAGGTTTTATTAGTCAGCTTGAACGCGATATTTCTTCTCCAAGTATTGAAACGCTAGAAAGTATTTTAGAAGTTTTAGGCACCAACTTAGCAGATTTTTTTAAACAAGAAAAAAATAAGAAATTTGTTTATGCCGCAGAAGAACACTATGAGGTTAAACAAGATAATTATCGGATTGAATGATTAGTTCCTAATGCCCAAGTAAATAAATTAGAACCAATTTTAATTCAAATTAAGTCCCACGGCGAATCGAAACGGATATTACCTTTTGAAGGTCAGATTTTTGGTTATGTCTTAAAAGGGCCGGTCGTAGTTTATTCGGGGCAAAAAGGACAAGAAGCCCATACCCGGGATAGTTTTTATTTATATGGTAATAACCAACATTATTTAAAAAATGAAACAAGTGAAATAGTTGAAATATTATGAATATCAACCCCGCCAATATTTTAA
- the potA gene encoding spermidine/putrescine ABC transporter ATP-binding protein, with product MKTNILELRNISKQYEGKVILKGINLNIKEGEFVTLLGPSGCGKTTILRIIAGFEQPNSGELLFLEKDYLKTPVHKREVNTVFQNYALFPHLTVFDNIAYGLKIKRNKYNIIETEVKKFLQLVGLEGFEDKSVEQLSGGQCQRVALARALINKPKVLLLDEPMAALDVKLRKKMQTELKALQGEIGITFILVTHDQEEALTMSDRIIVMNDGAIQQVGTPAEIYNEPENLWTAQFIGDSNIISNAIFIKDNLVEIDGKKFICADRGFGENENRIDIIIRPEDIDIVPVGKGFFTGTVIRVNFKGVHWEIIIKYKERKYLIHSTDKVEEGDQVDISWNVEDIHVMWKEIDD from the coding sequence TTGAAAACAAATATTTTAGAGTTACGGAATATTTCAAAACAATATGAAGGAAAGGTTATTTTGAAAGGAATTAACTTAAACATTAAAGAGGGAGAATTTGTCACATTACTGGGGCCATCAGGATGTGGTAAAACAACAATATTAAGAATTATTGCTGGATTTGAACAGCCAAATAGTGGTGAATTATTATTTTTAGAAAAAGATTACTTAAAAACGCCGGTTCATAAGCGCGAAGTTAATACTGTTTTTCAAAACTATGCCTTATTTCCTCATTTAACTGTTTTTGATAATATTGCTTATGGTTTAAAAATTAAACGAAATAAATATAATATTATTGAAACGGAAGTTAAAAAATTTCTACAGTTAGTGGGATTAGAAGGCTTTGAAGATAAATCAGTTGAGCAGTTGTCGGGAGGACAATGCCAACGGGTTGCGTTAGCCCGTGCTTTGATTAATAAACCAAAGGTTTTATTATTAGACGAGCCAATGGCGGCCTTAGATGTTAAGTTACGAAAAAAAATGCAAACAGAATTAAAAGCTTTGCAGGGGGAAATTGGGATTACTTTTATTTTAGTAACCCATGATCAAGAAGAAGCATTGACAATGTCTGATCGGATTATTGTGATGAATGATGGGGCAATTCAACAAGTTGGAACGCCAGCGGAAATTTACAATGAGCCAGAGAACTTATGAACGGCCCAATTTATTGGTGATTCAAATATTATTTCAAATGCCATTTTTATTAAAGACAATTTAGTTGAAATTGATGGGAAAAAATTTATTTGTGCTGACCGTGGTTTTGGAGAAAATGAAAATCGCATTGATATTATTATTCGTCCCGAAGATATTGATATTGTTCCAGTGGGGAAAGGGTTTTTTACAGGAACAGTTATAAGAGTTAACTTCAAAGGGGTTCATTGAGAAATTATTATTAAATATAAGGAAAGGAAATATTTAATTCATTCAACAGATAAAGTTGAAGAAGGTGATCAAGTTGATATTTCATGAAATGTTGAAGATATTCATGTGATGTGAAAAGAAATTGATGATTAA
- the potB gene encoding spermidine/putrescine ABC transporter permease, producing the protein MILLIVLPLLIILLYSFIQPTGNSLVFEINFKNFVTFFSEQNFVIALFLALGYSLIAAIIAIVIAYPVVYVMAFCKSKLLSRNIWILVTLPIWINMLLKIIGLQTLFNIIAPGLLGTPISVVIGMVYAFLPFVILPIYNSLDRIDTSLIEASKDLGANGFKTFWKVIFRQSIPGIIAGGTLLLVQATTSLIIVKFMGNGRINLIVDVIEAYFFKGENFGIGAAISVVLALIVFLIIVLSNWLSKYFETRKGRRNEKVF; encoded by the coding sequence ATGATTTTATTAATTGTTTTACCGTTATTAATTATTTTGCTATATTCATTTATTCAACCAACAGGAAATAGTTTGGTATTTGAAATTAATTTTAAAAACTTTGTAACATTTTTTTCAGAACAGAATTTTGTTATTGCCTTATTTTTAGCATTGGGGTATTCATTAATTGCGGCCATAATTGCGATTGTGATTGCTTATCCAGTTGTATATGTGATGGCATTTTGTAAATCAAAATTGTTATCAAGAAATATTTGAATTTTAGTAACACTACCAATTTGAATTAATATGTTATTAAAAATTATTGGGTTGCAAACATTGTTTAATATTATTGCCCCAGGGTTGCTAGGAACGCCAATTTCAGTTGTTATTGGGATGGTTTATGCTTTTTTGCCATTTGTAATTTTACCAATTTATAATAGTTTAGATAGAATTGATACTTCATTAATTGAAGCTTCAAAAGATTTGGGAGCAAATGGTTTTAAAACATTTTGAAAAGTTATTTTTCGTCAATCAATTCCAGGCATTATTGCGGGAGGAACATTACTATTAGTTCAAGCCACAACGTCTTTAATCATTGTAAAATTTATGGGGAATGGTCGCATCAATCTAATTGTTGATGTCATTGAAGCGTATTTCTTTAAAGGGGAAAATTTTGGAATTGGCGCAGCGATATCAGTTGTTTTAGCGCTTATTGTCTTTTTAATTATTGTCCTATCAAATTGATTATCGAAATATTTTGAAACAAGAAAGGGGCGTCGAAATGAGAAAGTTTTTTAA
- a CDS encoding ABC transporter permease subunit, which produces MALIMLFIYIPIMILILFSFNSGESMSIFNGFSDRWYKQLASEQPFLKSIIVSVFTAVISTIVSVIIGTLAAIGLSRARRVTEKMTLSITNIPLINADIITAVSLMMLFIALGANFGMLTLVLAHISFDVPYVILTVFPRLRKVDPKLIEASLDLGAKPSQTLRKIILPILKPAIIAAAAIAFVMSFDDFIISYFTGGDDVNVATFIYTMKRIKPFINAFGTICITIIGIVIIGWNGWNIYKINYNKFRREMLKGTYKDKDIMHYEKKLAFLYHQLNSKQFDNEKQKERLRWKIIRLEKKYDKSVLWIENKKQSFVEQQEIKENINKMSRKKFRWLAKSWKLVSLTIIAVGSIALLTGGYINNNIYDLAVANWGGYITVDLISNFEKKYNVKVKYSVYDSNETLYNKLYTTHYDIMVPSDYMVNKLAQENRLEEIDYQKLNEVDKSFNIIKPNVNYHGEQVTERKIGNEYFNDLNVDIATVQKTNPEFYQNCIVPANLDPTTSKCFDKNHTASLANGLLNVLNKNKISGEKTIVNYSLPYFWGEVSLVVNPTASNLEFLKYFFAKANQTLPSSAKGQFGYERAEWDTDAGRDQIKLIDVVNNSVESNGISWDILWRAAAANKRVLINNDPRNLFMLTTEKKYFKPVPTTKSEIDYGYHELAILLKHNNVALMNDELINAVGDGNFDFAFIYNGDAIYADTLFAKSRREASATKLIITRPRATTEWTPATIEGTNIWSDNMVLAKNAKYPDLAYKFMNFIIQNGTALTEEANYISPYQQVMDYENNYNYYRNEHGPISGAMVNYRRDYVPVAKLDDNDMYISQPEMADGPFTIYNILNTKK; this is translated from the coding sequence ATGGCATTAATTATGCTATTTATTTATATTCCAATTATGATTTTAATTTTATTTTCCTTCAATAGTGGGGAAAGTATGAGCATTTTTAATGGTTTTTCTGATCGTTGATATAAACAACTTGCCAGTGAACAACCTTTTTTGAAAAGTATTATTGTGTCAGTTTTTACCGCGGTAATTTCGACCATTGTTTCAGTTATCATTGGGACGTTAGCGGCGATTGGTTTAAGTCGAGCACGCCGAGTTACCGAAAAAATGACCTTATCAATTACAAACATTCCGTTAATTAATGCTGATATTATTACAGCCGTATCGTTAATGATGTTATTTATTGCCTTAGGAGCAAATTTTGGAATGTTAACATTAGTTTTAGCGCATATTTCATTTGATGTTCCGTATGTTATTTTAACGGTATTCCCACGATTACGAAAAGTGGATCCAAAATTAATTGAAGCATCATTAGACTTGGGGGCAAAGCCATCACAAACATTACGGAAAATTATTTTGCCAATTTTAAAACCAGCTATTATTGCGGCGGCGGCAATTGCCTTTGTGATGAGTTTTGATGATTTTATCATTTCTTATTTTACGGGTGGTGATGATGTTAACGTTGCAACATTCATTTATACGATGAAACGCATTAAACCATTTATTAATGCTTTTGGAACAATTTGTATTACAATTATTGGAATTGTTATTATTGGTTGAAATGGTTGAAATATTTATAAAATTAATTATAATAAGTTTCGCCGGGAAATGTTAAAAGGAACTTATAAAGACAAAGATATTATGCATTATGAAAAGAAATTAGCCTTTCTTTATCATCAATTAAATAGTAAGCAATTTGATAATGAAAAACAAAAAGAACGTTTACGTTGAAAAATTATTAGACTAGAAAAAAAATACGATAAAAGTGTTTTATGAATCGAAAATAAGAAACAAAGTTTTGTTGAACAACAAGAAATCAAAGAAAATATTAATAAAATGTCTCGGAAAAAATTCCGTTGATTGGCAAAAAGTTGAAAACTAGTTTCGTTGACAATTATTGCTGTTGGCTCAATAGCCTTATTAACGGGGGGTTATATTAATAATAATATTTATGATTTAGCCGTCGCGAACTGAGGGGGGTATATTACTGTTGATTTAATTAGTAATTTTGAAAAGAAATATAATGTAAAAGTTAAGTATAGTGTTTATGATAGCAATGAAACATTATACAACAAACTATATACAACACATTATGACATTATGGTACCAAGTGATTATATGGTTAATAAGTTAGCACAAGAAAATCGTTTAGAAGAAATTGATTATCAAAAACTAAATGAAGTTGATAAAAGCTTTAACATTATTAAACCAAATGTAAATTATCATGGTGAACAGGTGACAGAACGAAAAATTGGAAATGAATATTTTAATGATTTAAATGTTGATATTGCAACAGTGCAAAAAACAAATCCAGAATTTTACCAAAATTGTATTGTGCCAGCTAATTTAGACCCAACAACATCAAAATGTTTTGATAAAAATCATACCGCATCATTAGCCAATGGTTTATTAAATGTTTTAAATAAAAATAAAATAAGTGGCGAAAAAACAATTGTAAATTATAGTTTACCTTATTTTTGAGGCGAAGTTTCGTTAGTAGTTAATCCAACAGCAAGTAATTTAGAATTCTTAAAATATTTTTTTGCAAAGGCAAATCAAACTTTACCATCATCAGCGAAAGGGCAATTTGGTTATGAACGAGCAGAGTGAGATACTGATGCTGGCCGTGATCAAATTAAACTTATTGATGTGGTAAATAATAGTGTTGAATCAAATGGAATTTCATGAGATATTTTATGACGAGCAGCAGCAGCAAATAAGCGCGTTTTAATTAATAATGATCCGCGAAACTTATTTATGTTGACTACTGAAAAAAAATATTTTAAACCAGTGCCAACAACAAAAAGCGAAATTGATTATGGTTATCATGAATTAGCAATATTGTTAAAACATAATAATGTTGCCTTAATGAATGATGAATTAATAAACGCTGTTGGGGATGGAAACTTTGATTTTGCCTTTATATATAATGGTGATGCAATTTATGCTGATACATTATTTGCTAAGAGTCGTAGAGAAGCTAGTGCTACCAAATTAATTATTACCCGACCACGAGCAACAACTGAATGAACACCAGCAACAATCGAGGGAACTAATATTTGAAGTGATAATATGGTTTTAGCAAAGAATGCGAAGTATCCTGATTTAGCTTATAAGTTTATGAATTTTATTATTCAAAACGGAACCGCTTTAACTGAAGAAGCAAATTATATTTCTCCTTACCAACAAGTAATGGATTATGAAAATAATTATAATTATTATCGTAATGAACATGGCCCAATATCAGGAGCTATGGTTAATTATCGTCGTGACTATGTGCCGGTGGCGAAACTTGATGATAATGATATGTATATTTCCCAACCAGAAATGGCAGATGGACCATTTACAATTTACAATATATTAAACACAAAAAAATAA
- a CDS encoding IS3 family transposase, which yields MIPQYIKFYNEIRPQRKLKGLSPVEYRITQS from the coding sequence ATGATTCCACAATATATTAAATTTTATAATGAAATTAGACCACAAAGAAAATTAAAAGGATTAAGTCCTGTTGAATACAGAATAACTCAATCCTAA
- a CDS encoding transposase, giving the protein MGKPKYNKWNNLIADIIQSTYHNFKRIYGYNMITLWLKKLYDLNINPWVVYRYMKEMKLKAIIRKKDSIIKNFLVN; this is encoded by the coding sequence TTGGGGAAACCAAAATATAATAAATGAAATAATTTAATTGCGGATATTATTCAATCAACATATCATAATTTTAAAAGAATCTATGGTTATAATATGATTACATTATGATTAAAAAAATTATATGATTTAAATATTAATCCATGAGTAGTATATAGATATATGAAAGAAATGAAATTAAAAGCTATAATTAGAAAAAAAGATTCAATTATAAAAAACTTTCTGGTCAATTAA
- a CDS encoding DivIVA domain-containing protein, with protein MKAIKLRVTDIINKEFQVDYQGYDPNDVDMFLDMIATDYQIFEYITNDFNKEIKYLRQQLSELQDKNDVLRAQLDETKAQKARLEEEGYSKADLIKRIHNLEGKINND; from the coding sequence ATGAAAGCAATTAAATTACGAGTAACTGATATTATTAATAAAGAATTTCAAGTTGATTATCAGGGGTATGATCCAAATGATGTTGATATGTTTTTGGATATGATTGCCACTGATTATCAAATTTTTGAGTACATTACAAATGATTTTAATAAAGAAATCAAGTATTTGCGTCAACAATTAAGTGAGTTGCAAGATAAAAATGATGTGTTACGTGCTCAACTTGATGAAACAAAAGCACAAAAAGCGCGCTTAGAAGAAGAAGGATATTCAAAAGCGGATTTAATTAAACGAATTCATAATTTAGAGGGTAAAATAAATAATGATTAG
- a CDS encoding Holliday junction resolvase RecU — MPLLNNRGMFLESLLNYTIQKYYDNNIRLFFKQPVTIIPLEKQQHLITKSYFKSKTGCDYYELY, encoded by the coding sequence ATGCCCCTACTCAATAATCGTGGAATGTTTTTAGAATCTTTACTTAATTATACTATTCAAAAATATTATGATAATAATATTCGTCTCTTTTTTAAACAACCAGTAACTATTATCCCGCTGGAAAAACAGCAACATTTAATCACAAAAAGTTATTTTAAATCAAAAACTGGTTGTGATTATTATGAACTTTATTAA
- a CDS encoding Holliday junction resolvase RecU — protein sequence MVHNHHGISSIIIYFHIYNRYFILSYQKLIELYTVKLNHKKLIKL from the coding sequence TTGGTTCATAACCATCATGGCATTAGCTCTATTATTATTTATTTTCATATCTATAATCGTTATTTTATTTTATCATATCAGAAATTAATAGAATTGTATACTGTAAAACTAAATCATAAAAAGTTAATAAAATTATAA
- a CDS encoding transposase family protein, with protein sequence MARKGQKFNKYTAYFRKMIVHEVKNNSISFIAKKYQINKKTVASWYENFKKGILNTNKGPKKSFEKRDLNYYKVRYELLKKLHDFYN encoded by the coding sequence ATGGCAAGAAAAGGACAAAAATTTAATAAATATACAGCATATTTTCGAAAAATGATAGTACACGAGGTTAAAAATAATAGTATAAGTTTTATTGCAAAAAAATATCAAATTAATAAAAAAACTGTTGCTTCATGGTATGAAAATTTTAAGAAAGGAATTTTAAACACCAATAAAGGTCCAAAAAAATCATTTGAAAAAAGAGATTTAAACTATTACAAAGTTAGGTATGAATTACTAAAAAAGCTTCATGACTTTTACAATTAA
- a CDS encoding DDE-type integrase/transposase/recombinase gives MKENNIQDEYVKRMRRKILIKQNRNKNIIKYPDLVNRNFNDIKERFSILFTDVTYLILNGKKHYQSTILDGYTKEIIDVKWSKFNNNKLVIDNLNDAINKIKKIKKDLNKIIIHSDHGYQYTSKDYNSKLFR, from the coding sequence ATGAAAGAAAATAATATTCAAGATGAATATGTAAAGCGTATGCGTAGAAAAATATTAATAAAACAAAATAGAAATAAAAATATAATTAAATATCCTGATTTAGTAAATCGTAATTTTAATGATATTAAAGAAAGATTTTCAATTTTATTTACTGATGTAACTTATTTAATTTTAAATGGTAAAAAACATTATCAATCAACAATACTTGATGGATATACTAAAGAAATTATTGATGTAAAATGATCAAAATTTAATAATAACAAACTTGTAATTGATAATTTAAATGATGCAATTAATAAAATTAAAAAAATAAAAAAAGATTTAAATAAAATAATAATTCATTCAGATCACGGATATCAATATACATCTAAAGATTACAATAGTAAATTGTTTAGATAA